Genomic window (Alteromonas pelagimontana):
TTATGCGCGCGTGCTCGCGCCGAATGTAAAATTTCCAGAACCCGCCCTGGGTCGCGTGTTAGTTCGCCAAAACTATCGCCAATTAGGCATGGGCAGAAAGCTTGTCGCCGAATCCTTAGAACGTGTTTATACGGCTTATCCAGATCTGACTATTCGCATATCGGCGCAAGAATACCTCATCAATTTTTACGCCTCATTTGGCTTTCAATCGGTATCAGAAGTGTATCTGGAAGATGGCATCCCCCACATAGAAATGATAAAGACAGCTTAGAAGCACTTTACTTTGGAATAAGACGTATTATGGGCATAGAAGCCATTGATCATTATAATATTCAGGCGCCGTGGAATGCGCTGCTTCAAACCCGCAGCTTTTACATTGACATTGTTGGCCTGAGAGAAGGTTTCAGGCCGGAATTCCGTCACCGTGGCTTTTGGTTATATGCTCACAAACTGCCTCTACTGCACCTAAGTGAAGGTACAGAAGTGATGCGCGAACCGCGCAGCAGCATTGATCATGTGGCTTTTAAATGCACCGGATTACAAGAAATTGTGACCCGTCTTAACGATAAGAAAATTCGCTTCAGGCAGCAAGGGATCGCGCAGTTGCAACAAACTCAGCTCTTTTTCCGTGACCCGCTAGGGAATGGGATTGAACTGAACTTCAATGAAGTATGTTAATAAATTGTGAGATATAATTAGTAAAAGTCAGACGGGATTTTTGTCCGCCTCAGGTATTGAGATTATAATTATGAGAAAAAACCGGAGAGTCACTTCTTGGGGTATAGCTATATTCTGCTGTCTTGCCTCACTTTCTACTTTTGCCGCAGAGACATCAGAGCAGCACAAATGGGCGATTGAACGTATCGATAGTTACCTCACACGTAGTGTGGACAAAGGCTTTTCCGGTGCATTGCTTATCGCGAGTGACGAAAATATTCTGCTGAAAAAGGGTTACGGGCTTGCTAACCGTCAAGCCCACGAGCCTGTTAATCCCTCTACTCTTTTCGATATCGGGTCGGTGACAAAACAGTTCACCGCCGCCGCAATCTTATTACTGGAAGATCGAAACAAACTCAGCGTTAATGACACATTAGCCAAATATTTCGACAATCTTCCACCAGAGAAACAAGTAATTACACTTCACCAGCTACTCACTCATTCCTCCGGACTAATTAGCGATACCAGCGCAACCGATTTTGAACTAACAGATACTGATGCTTTTTTTAAAGAAGTGTTTGCTGCCCCGTTACAATTTACGCCGGGAAGCGGCTTTGCCTACTCCAACGTCGGCTACAGTTTGCTCGCTCGAATTATAGAACTAACTTCCAACCTCCCCTATGAACGCTTCATGCATGACAATATTTTTATTCCTGCTGGCATGAAGGATACCGGTTATCTCCTGCCCGACTGGACAGATAACACTGCGGCTGTCGGTTATCACTATTCGGTACTCAACACTGGAACTACGCTTTCAAAATATCAGAAGGATGGTGACGTGGCGTGGTCACTAAAGGGCAACGGCGGATTGCTTTCTTCATTAAACGATATGTTTCAGTGGTCATCTTCATTACGCAATCACACTGTGCTTTCCACAGCCCAAACCAAAAAGCTGATCACGCCCTATGTAAAGGAAAATGAAGATAGCAACACCTACTACGCCTACGGTTTAGCGGTGTTTGACTCACCCACTAACACACAAATGGTGGGCCACAACGGTTCCAATGGCACGTTTTATTTCGATTTCCGATGGTTAGTTGAAGAAGACATTGTAATTC
Coding sequences:
- a CDS encoding GNAT family N-acetyltransferase translates to MEISWQWGKLESLSQLALVEMFKLRQDVFIVEQNCIYPDIDGLDEDAQHLLGWAKEDGKPLLAAYARVLAPNVKFPEPALGRVLVRQNYRQLGMGRKLVAESLERVYTAYPDLTIRISAQEYLINFYASFGFQSVSEVYLEDGIPHIEMIKTA
- a CDS encoding serine hydrolase domain-containing protein, whose protein sequence is MRKNRRVTSWGIAIFCCLASLSTFAAETSEQHKWAIERIDSYLTRSVDKGFSGALLIASDENILLKKGYGLANRQAHEPVNPSTLFDIGSVTKQFTAAAILLLEDRNKLSVNDTLAKYFDNLPPEKQVITLHQLLTHSSGLISDTSATDFELTDTDAFFKEVFAAPLQFTPGSGFAYSNVGYSLLARIIELTSNLPYERFMHDNIFIPAGMKDTGYLLPDWTDNTAAVGYHYSVLNTGTTLSKYQKDGDVAWSLKGNGGLLSSLNDMFQWSSSLRNHTVLSTAQTKKLITPYVKENEDSNTYYAYGLAVFDSPTNTQMVGHNGSNGTFYFDFRWLVEEDIVILYASNAMVDQTADVSVNAELMLFDNVFNPPAFSRGVSARILHLAAHFNGTPEALKKAVVEQFGSELNKRYYLNRAGLALLQNGASEKAIVLLLLNVERFKDDGNLWDSLGEAYFIHGNKAKAKESFEKALALQPEQQCYWCENAQMRLNMLNAQP
- a CDS encoding VOC family protein — protein: MGIEAIDHYNIQAPWNALLQTRSFYIDIVGLREGFRPEFRHRGFWLYAHKLPLLHLSEGTEVMREPRSSIDHVAFKCTGLQEIVTRLNDKKIRFRQQGIAQLQQTQLFFRDPLGNGIELNFNEVC